A region from the Arachis ipaensis cultivar K30076 chromosome B01, Araip1.1, whole genome shotgun sequence genome encodes:
- the LOC110264801 gene encoding nematode resistance protein-like HSPRO1, giving the protein MCKEMKRMVPEILEVEVDPKGGPGIVEAAMRVYAEKESVVEVLQAMQGIEVAMKRSFFGYKQVVAAVMESVEAGGNRVGSGDSLIEEEWVAVGRRRGPDGERERSVCVIVGGG; this is encoded by the coding sequence ATGTGTAAGGAGATGAAGAGGATGGTGCCGGAGATATTGGAGGTGGAGGTTGATCCGAAGGGAGGGCCGGGAATAGTGGAGGCCGCGATGAGGGTTTATGCGGAAAAGGAGAGTGTGGTGGAGGTGTTGCAAGCGATGCAGGGAATAGAGGTGGCGATGAAGAGATCCTTCTTCGGTTACAAGCAGGTTGTGGCGGCAGTGATGGAGAGTGTTGAGGCTGGCGGGAACCGAGTTGGTTCCGGCGACTCGCTGATAGAAGAGGAGTGGGTTGCGGTGGGGAGGCGAAGAGGGCCTGACGGTGAGAGAGAGAGgtctgtgtgtgtgattgttggaggtgggtaa